The nucleotide window gtcagatgcttaactgactgagccacccaggcgcccctccccccatttaATAGGAGCGCGCATACATATTGATTATAGTCACCAGCCCAGGTTTTAAGGGCTTGCTGTGGGTCAagcactgtgctgagcacttaCATGAATGACCATGCCATGCCTGATGACCTGCCTTCTCCTTGATCGCTGAATGCCTCCCTCTTTGCAACCTTCCTCCTACTCCTTGAACATGCAGAGTACTTGGCATgacagctccctctgcctggatgtccccctgcgccccctcccaCCATCCCATCTCAATGGTTGCTTCCTTCTCTCAAGTCTCAACTCAAATGTTACCTCTtcagagcaccccccccccccccatctactGGAACATAACCTTCCTCAACTCCTCAACTTCGCGTCATACACTCTATAAAATCCCCGGAGTTCTTTCCTTCACTATGTGAGTCATCGTTTGAAGTATTCTCCGCTAGATTAAACTCCATGAGAACAAAGAGTCCAAATTACTCCCTGCCACATTCCCAGCACCTGGGACAGTACCTGGAACGTAGCAGAGGTCCAGTAAGTCctgaaaaattgaaaatgccTTAAGTCATTGTACTTTATTATTATGAACATCAACCAAAAGCATGACTCTCATTCATTCACAAGTGttaactgagcatctactatatacTGGGTATCATTCTTGGTGCTGGGGCTATAGCAGTGGACAAACAAGATTAAAATCTCTGGTCTCATGGAGCTTTCATTTTATTAGCTCTTTaataagatgaatgaatgaaatgtgtcACATCTCCCATAGTGCTCACTgctctggagaaaaataaagctgggagAGGGGAGTGCTCGGGGAGTATTAGTACCAGCTTTCCACTCCCCCTCCACAGAAGGGGAGGACTCAgtgcccccctcctgcccccctcactAAGTCACGCACCGCTGTCAGCATTTTTCAGTGGGTCATTTTGGTCAGGCCTCTATAGCTCCAAGAGCAATATTGGCTTTGAATCCAGTCCCAGCAGGTGGGCCTCAGGCTGGGGTTGGGATTAGTTACCCCTTTTAGCTCTCTGGCTGGGTTTGAGGGGAGGGAGCAAGAGGTTCAGCCGTGCAGGGCTTTTCCTCTCTATGGGGGAGGGGGTAGGCCCAGAGtaccccccccccgtccccctcccccaccccctccccagccagtGGGCTCATCTAACTCTGGGTTCTGGGCCATCCCCTAACCTTCTGTGTCCCGGGCAGGAGAGGAAGGTTTACAAATACGAGAAGGCCTTTGATCTTGATCGGCACCAAACCCCCAGGGTTCTGAATGTTTTTTGTTCCAAGCTGCAGGCCAGGACCATCCTCTGTTTTGCCTCCAGCAGGGAAGACTGTGGGTAggtggtgtgtgcgtgtgtgtgcatgtgtgtgtgcgtgtgcatgcgtgtgtgtgtttggggtagTGGGAGGAAGCCTCATGTGgcttcatgattttcttttccacaAGCAGGCTGCACTGGCATGAGGGAATTCAGCTCAGCAAATTTTACAGAGCACCTACTACCTTCTAGGCACTATTGTAGAAACCGTAGCTGGAGTAGGGGACAAACCAGGCCCCTGCCCACAGGGTAAACATGAAGCAATCAAGCAGATGAATGTGAAAGACAGCAACAGGTGCTCAGGAATGGGATGAAAGTCAGGCTgggggggaagcctgggtggctctgcggtttagcgccaccttcggcccagagcgtgatcccggaatcccgggatggagtcccatgtcagctccctgcgtggagcctgcttctccctctgcctgtgtctctgcctctctctctctctctgcgtttctcatgagtaaataaataaaatttaaaaaaaataagtaaaagaaaggctagggagggctgggagggggtgtCACTTTTATATAGGGTGCTCACTGGAGACCTCTCAAAGTGGCATTTGGCAGAGACCTACAGGAAGTGAGGGAGGCAGCCACATCAAGATCCATAAGGAACAGTGTtgcaggcaaagggaacagcaagtacaaagtCCCTGAAATAGCAGCAGGACTGTCTGTTGGAAGAACGGGGTGACCAAGTAGAGGCAGAGGAACAGAAGGGGCCAAACACACAGAGGAAGCTGCTGGCAGAGATCGGCCAGGTCTTCCAGAGGCTGAATCTCAGTCCAGGGGTCTCACCTTCCAGCCTGCGAAGGGAAGGGGCTGGAGTCTGCCTATAATGCTTCTTCACTTTGATCTCAGTAGACAGGCCTGTGCTGCCCAATATGCCAAGCTGACCCAGGAAGGCAGCAAGATGCCAATGAAGAAGTATGACTTTAGGGGACGGGTATCTGTGTTTTGGTTAGGAATTATTTTGGCTTCAAGTGATAGGAAACCTGGCTAAAGCACTTTCAGCTTCAAAGATGCTTACTTATACAAGTCATAAGTCAGGGAAAAGAGGTCTGAGGTGTGACATCACTAAGGATGGACTCACATTTCTGCCCATTCTTTATTCCCTTGTCTTCCTCTCACTGATGCTTTACCCAAAGGGCAGCCTCTGGTCCCTAGACGGCTGCTGAACCTCCAGTTATCACCACTGCACTTAAAGGGAGGAATTGCTGATTGGGGGTGTGTTGGAATCAGGGCATAAAGAGAATTCTCACACCTTTCCTAACTTCTCTGCCCCAGAAGCAACTTCTGCAGATTTGCTTTGTGTCTTATTggccagaaaaaaattacatgccCATCTGTATATCAGGGACCAGGCCGACATTCCCTGAGATGAAGCCATTTTCACCTACTAAATACCTGAACAAATAGAGGCTCTGTCCAAAAGGAATCAAGAGGGTGACTTTTGGTTGGCAAatgacagtgcctggcataagCTCTATCATTTATAAGCTGATgactgggcaagtcacttagcaTCTCTGAGACTTGGCTTCCTCATCCTTAAAATGGGTACAGTAAATAACTGCTGTTTCTGCCTTCTTAGCATCTACCTGCTGTCCTTCTCAGGAACACTTGGATTTTctttagggcagtggttctcagaacagcatcacttgggaacttgttaaaatgcaaattctcagctcAGGCCCAGAACTTTGGATTCGGAAACACTGGAGTTGGGGCCAGCAGTGTGGGGAAGTGTACCTGTGTATCTTTGGCTTCTAAGTGGAGCAAATGATGCTTTATTATAATTGCCTATTTGTTGTTTGTAAAAATTGTATTAATAGGTCATATGATAATAACAGTTGCTAGTCGTTacaatgtgccagacactgtggtAGCACTCTACATGCATTATTTCACTGATGCTTGTGCTGGGCATCAACCTGCAGCCCAGGTCCCCAAGACAAGCCTGCTTGCCCTAAATGTAGGAAGTATGGTCAGGAGACAGCCACCAGCTGTCAGCCCTTCAAGGATGGTGTCTCTGCAGAGAATGGCCTCACCCATGTTCATGTCCTTCCAGGGGTGGCCCACCAGTGACTGTGTGATGGGGGATTATGAGGGCCTGTTCATCTCAGCCCAACTTGGGACATCACTGCAGGGCCACTGTAGCCAAAACCTCCCCATGGGGTCAGCTGAGGCCATTGCTGGGTCTGTTTTCTGATcgtacttctccccctgccctctcttgccctctcctgcccttctcttccctttttccttcccttctgtgaGGGATGACCCTCAAAGGCACACTTTAGTAAACATCCCACCTTCACTGCAGCTCACAGTCTGCTTCCTGGGATTCTGACCCATGACAACGCTCACGGCAGCTCCACGAGGTAGGCACCATCATCAatccatcttacagatggggacactgaggctccaagAGGTGCGATGAGTGGGTCCCacgtcacacagctggtaagcaaGGAGACATGAGATGAGAAGCCATCAAGTTTCTGATTAGAGTAGCAGCATAGATTGGCTTTACAAGGGTGCCTCTGGTTGTTGAACAGGGGAGAGTATGGAAGGCAGgtcagaagcagggggagcaatgGGGACACCGTGGATTGCAGCAGTGTCGAAAGGGGGGGAAGGGGCTCCAGGGTGGAGCTGGGCTCCGTCATCCCTGTAGCTTCTTCAGggtccagcacagagccagacacagccaaggtgctcaacaaatacccagtgaatgaatgagtgaagaggTGAGGGAGTGAATGACAAAATTAAATCAGGAGAGAACTAGACAGCCCCACGCAGCCCGAGTGATTAGCACAGGGCCTGCCAGAGAGGGATGCTCAGCTGAGGTGCTGAGTGGATAAATGAACCAAGTTCCAAGtagggagagagatggaaaggagggaaggagaggaagaaggaggggcagaggagggaggggacgagagaagtgggggaggaggaagacggAATGGGAGGGAAGCTTCTTCACACTGACAAGGACAGTAACTGGCGACCTCTGCTGGCAAACAGAGCCACTCCTCTGGGCCCCAGAAAGGGTGGTTGGGTCGTTTGGAGTGGCAGCACTGTGAATTCAGGGCACTAGAGGAAAGTCCCAGTGCCCTGTCAGCTGGGTTCTCACGGCCAGGGGTTCTAGCGGCCAGTGGCAGCAGGGTCAGGACCAGGATGAGGCAAGGGAGGCTCTCCTGCAGGCACACGTTTAAGGGAGCACCTAAAAACTCAATAAATCAAGACAAGTATCTtaatgtggtattttaaaaaatcaacttggCTGACTATGGCCCACAAGTTGGCTGCCTGGCTTTGTAAATAAGTTGTTATCGGAACCAGGACCCATCCCAGCAGAGATGAGACACAGGTCCCCTCAACGGTGCAGGGGTTGCCAGATCCTCGTGGCAAGCACATGCCGTGAGTGTGGTCAGTTTACCAAACAAGAATGTGCCTGCTGGACAGGGCACTCACTGTGCCCAGTTTGGGTAACTCTACTCCGTGGTCCATAGGCCAGCCACAAGAGCTCTTCTAAATGTTCTAGAAAGATGTGGGCATTGTGTCCTTGGCAGTGTTGGACATATCACAATGTCACATCATATTTTCCTGGCTATGCCACTCACTATCTGTGTGACCTCAGCCAAGCAAGGCTCCATTCCCCTGTGCTTCAATTGCCTCCTCTGTCAAATAGGTTAATGCATGCAAAGAACTTAGTAACTGCTCAATGGTGAACTGCTAGGCTTAAAAATGTAGgattgaatcccagctctgtcatttaTGTGACCCTAAGGACATGATATTTTGCATTGCTGAGCatatttccccatctgtaaaatgaggttttTATAACTCCTGCCTGGGAAGGTTCCCATTGGAATTCACACGGAGCTGCTAGTGCCACTGGCTCACAGCTGCAAAGTACCAGCTGTCCCCACGAGGACTTTGAGGAAACTGGAATTGCGGTGGGTTGCTCAGCCCTTTGTGAGATAATGAACCAGGGGTGGAATTCACGGCTCGTCTAGGAATGCTTTAATCCATTACTTCCCGTCATGGGCTACAGGCTGAGCATACAAAGGGACAGTTCTCCTCCTGGGAACATTTGGGGTTTCTCCAGTATTGCCCTCTCCCTCAATGCTTACAAAGATCATTTTAACTTCTCCACTGCCACTGGCCACAGTGCCACACACACCAACAGGGCCAAGCGGTTCACAGCACATGCGCCAAGTCCTCCGCTCCAAGGCCACCACCATCACTGACCTGGCTAGTGGAGCAGCCTTCCCCCTGGTTTCTCGCGTCTCTGAttgccctctctgagccccttTTCTACCAATGTAAATGTCTCCCTGTTTAAAAGACTGAGATGCAGTGAGAACAAAACCCAGGCTGGTTACAAGACCCTGTGTGATCTggtccttccctcttcccccatatcattccctgctcctcctccactctGCTCCCTGCAAACCCGCCACCCTGGCCTCACTGCCCAAGGATGCTCCGCCTTTGCCAACTTTGTCCCTGTGCCTGGACCATGCTCCCCGCTTCCCACTTCTGCACACAGCATTTCCAGTGTCAGTTTGTTTCCTTGTAAGAGTAAGGACAGCCTCGTGTCTCCTCTGTAACTCCAGTGCCTGGGCACACAGCGAGCACCAGGTATTTGCTAACTTACTGCCTGCATGTGCATGTGAACCACTCACTCTCCCCACAAGGCAGATACCAGCCTTATTAGCCTTATAGTACATGTGAGGAAATGAGCCCTCTCAGTCATGCTGAAAATAGTCATTGAAAAAATTATTGCCAGCTCCTAGGGCCCCTGaagttttttgaaaatgttatagaATGCCAATACATACTataataatataaagataaaattataactatataaataCTAAGTATAATatgacaatatatataaaataatattacaaataataatataatcataACCAGCATCTCATTTCTTAAAGAATCATGAAGAGCATGTGGGCTTGGGAATCATGTAGAAGTATCCCTTGCTACCTGTGACATCTTGGGCAAGGTCACCCCTCTTGGAGCCCATTTCTCCATCCACAAACTGGGGAGAAAACCTTAGAGTTGTTTTAAATACGGTATAAACACTCCTGGCACAGTATCCAACAAGCAGTAAACAGGCAACGATATTAACACTCCTCTCTACTGGTCATCACTACCCAGGAAGGGAAGTTTTTGTTCATCCCTGGGCATCTGCCACAGGCAGAGTTGACTATGGTGAAGGAGACACAGCCCCAGACTCCCAGGAATGCTCACTCCCCATGCACACCCCAGGATCCAATATGATACCAGCTACATATAAGgcactcaaaatatttatttgctaaCCGGAGCTGGCAAGGAGGAAAGGTACTTTATTATACCTCCCCACAGCCACACACCTCTAGGGGAGAAACTGAGGACGGGCAGGGATTTAAGTGTAAGTTAATTTGTGGCATCTTGCACCTTAGCTCAGttttcctgccccttccctcaaaTCAGGCTTTATCAAATTCTAGTCCTTTCGAGGCCACTTCACCTCTTTTGTTCTATATACTTACTACCTGTGACCAAAATGGACTCATCTACATAAACTAAAAGGAACTTTCTATCAGTCAACTTTTTGacagagcaagaaaaacaaaaacaattctctATAAAATTATGTACATTTCAGCTGCCTGGCTGCTAtgagcctgcttttttttttttttttttttttttacaagactAATTGGAGTAAAGcagcatttttcctttcttgactaTGACCCTCAAAAAGAAGTATACTTTATATCAAAACCCGGTATATACCCTTGTCTACATACACCTTTGAAACAAGTTTTCTAAAACAGTACTTACATGTCATGCACTCTGATTTCCTAGTCTATGATActacttcagttttaaaatgctGGTGATATCCCATATATTGGTTTCCAAAGGACTAGGCCATGCACACAACAAAAAAATGCTGGATTAGCAGGCTGATAGAGACATCCGTCACCAACTGAGACTTTGTCTTTGTCTCACCCAAAGGACTGAAAGGCAAATAACATCCTCATTATGTGGTTCAATGTTCTGCAATGCCATGTCCACGTACCCAACGTATATATGGCACAGCGGGAGAAAGCCTGTCCTAGATTTCTTTTAGATACACAATTCTGCTTAGAATGTGTTGAGAACTGTGGACAATAATGATACTTAACAAGCATGATCACAGACAGCACTTAAAATGTCTCAACACCTTTATTTAGGTCTAATCTCGTATTTGGAGCACTCCTTCACGTTCCTTTTGACATAAATGGCCTAAATGCCTGTACGCATCAAACAGACCCTTCTACCCAACCATggacctctttcttcctcttaggCGAActtcatctaatttttttaacaCTGGCCTGGACTTTTTGGAGAAGGTGGAGTAGCTTTTCAGGAAGGCTTCAAACACAGTCTCAGTTTTGGGGTGGGTACTGAGGAAGGCTTTCTCTAGCACGTAGAGGTCAACTCCCTTATCTTCTGGAAGTGCTGAAATGAAACTCAGCCCAAAGTCTATGAGCACAATGTTCAGCTGTTCCACGGGGGGTTTCAGGAGCATGTTCGAGGTGGTGAGATCACCATGAATGAGGTCTTCATCGTGCATTCGAGCCAAAACCTGCCCAACTGTCTTGGCTAGGCTGAGGAGACTTTGAGGAGTTTTTTCAGTCTCCATGGTAGACTGAATATAATCTCGAACAGTCACTGAGCCTTCGATTTCTTCCATGTATAAGCAGTTGGATGCATAGTCTACAAAAAAGACAACTGGAGCAGATATCCCTGCAATCAAGATATAAATGGTTATTGGATTCAATTCTTTCCTAATGTTAAGTTTGATTTTCAAAGACTGAGCCAGACTTTTACAGTGCACATCTGCTTCTTCTAGGAAAAGAGATTTAGGAATGCTGCAGAACAGTACAACTTAACTCATCTGGAAGTTTCTTTCCCTGTTCATGCCCTGCAGGACTGTGCCTTAAGCTACCCCACAGCTAGGTTTAGGAGTGCCAAAGCGCCCTCCTCCTTTCCACTCTTTATGACTGGATTTCATGTGTCATACTTCTTCCctaaacaacaacagcaaagagCCAGAAGGGTAAGCATAGTCAGAGTAGGTTCTTGTATCCTCAGAAGGATTCAGATGGGCCAAACAATGTGTTGCCTGAAATATTCACCTTTACAGTCAGAAAGggtggattcaaatcctggctccctTCCTTATTAGTTGTTTGACCTAAAAGTCAAATCAATTCTCCAAGCCTCTGCTTCTGTTTATAGAATATGAATCATTCAAGAATTCATTGCATTCAAAGACTGAATGACAATCAGGCCCAGCACGCTTTTCTACATACTGGAGCCATCTCAGTTGAGGATACAGCAGGAAACAAAGCAGCTATGATCCCTACTTAATGGAAATTACGTCCTAGAGAGAGTGAAAATAGAGAACAGGAGCACACAAATAACCCCATTAAATCCATGCAAGGGCAGATGTCTGCTTGCTGGCTACAAAATTTCTCCAGCTCTCCCATCACCTAACAATGTCCTGGTGTAAAGCAAGTGCCTAAAGAATattaatagggcagcctgggtggctcagcggtttagtgcctgccttcagcccagggtgtgatcctggagttccgggatccagtcccacattgggcttcctgcatggagcctgcttctccctctgcctgtgtctcagcctctctctctgtgtgtctctcatgaataaataaataaaatcttttaaaatattatttttaaaaaagaatatcaataaaagaaagaaaggacatgtAAATGTCAAAGGCCAGTGTTTGAGTCAGAGTAATGGGCTGAGAGCCTGGCTGGGTCACTAACTGTGCAACCTTGAACAAGttacctgagcctcagtttctcatctgagGACAAGGCATACCCTGGTGGTGTACAATggtgttttattgatttattttaaaatattttatttacttattcgtgagagagacagaggcagaggcagagacacaggtggagggagaagcaccTTGGCTCAGTTTAGCCGGGATCCCGAagccaggactcgatcccaggaccctgggatcgtgacctgagccaaaggcaaataaatgctcaaccactgagccacccgggcgtcccttaacgaaaaagcaagaaaggattCAATGAAATCTAAAATGGACTGAGTGCTGTGGACCAGCCATACATTCCAACGTACTGTGAATTCCCTTCACAGGGGAGGACGCCTAAGCCGTTTGTTGCAAGCTTTGCATAGGAagcggtggggggcggggggagggggtgtcggTATTTGAACCCAGAGAGCCTGGCTCCACGGCAAGCATTTGTAATTCCACCTGCTCCttaattaaaaggaaggaaatgaagagagaatgCACGGGCACGGAGACGGtagaaatggggaaactgaggcccggggcGCTCGGCGTCGCGTGGAGTACCAGCGGTAGAGCAACGGCTCCAGGACACATGCTCGCGGCCGCTAGAACCAGCTGCTAAGAAACGCGGCTCCCGGAGAAGGGATGAAACGGAGAGCGAGAGCGGAGGGCAGAAGTTCAGGCAGGAGGTgcacggcggggggggggagacCTCTCTCTCACGgagacccccgccccgcccccggccgccccgccccgcgcccggcccgcccGCCTCACCTGCGCGGCGGCAGCGGAGCAGCGCCCGGGCCTCCTGCACCGTCCGCCGCCGGCCGAGCCGCGCCTCCAGCGCCGGGTGCCGGTAGCCCTTGGGGAAGCGGTGCTTCACCACCGCCGCGCGGCCCTGGAAGCGGCCGCGGAACACGCGCGCCTCGGCGCCCTGCTTCACCAGTTCCAGGCCGCTCAAGAAGCGGCCGTTCCGCTCCCGGGCCGCGGCCAGCGCCTCGGCCTCCCGCGGCGTCTCCTCGCTCTCGGCGCCGGCAGCGGCGTCGGGGGCCGCCATGACTGCGCCTCGGCGCCGCCTCTCGGAGCCCGTCGGCCTCTCTCCGGAAACTGCCGGCGATGTTCGGCTCGCCCCGTGAGTCTTCGGGCCTCTTCGGCCACTCCGAGGCCGACGCTTCCGCCTGTGGCAGTGGCCCCGCCTCCCACATCTTCGGCTATCTCCGTGCGCCCTCGGCAACCCTCGGCAACTCTCGGCCGTCCTGGGCTCTCTCCTGAAGTGCCGGGTTTCTTGGTCGGCCTTGGTGCCCACGCCTCCCAGTTCTTGGGCCCTTTGCGGAAATCGTTTATTGATTGTATCccctcttcactcttttttttttttttaagattttatttattcattcatagagacagagagagagagaggcagagacacaggcagaaggagaagcaggctccatgcagggagcccaacgtgggactcgatcctgggtctccagggtcaccccccgggctgcaggcggcgctaaaccattgtgCCACCGGGggctgccttctttctttctttctttctattctttctgtctttctttcttcgttttctttctttatttactttttcttctttctttgtttctttcttctttctttctttctttcttcttttgtcttgtttcttttttcttttagttcttctttttggtcttccttcttctttctttctttttcttctttctttacttttctttcttcttctttcttactttccttcttcttctttcctgcttctttatttctttctttccttccttctttctt belongs to Canis lupus familiaris isolate Mischka breed German Shepherd chromosome 24, alternate assembly UU_Cfam_GSD_1.0, whole genome shotgun sequence and includes:
- the TP53RK gene encoding EKC/KEOPS complex subunit TP53RK; the protein is MAAPDAAAGAESEETPREAEALAAARERNGRFLSGLELVKQGAEARVFRGRFQGRAAVVKHRFPKGYRHPALEARLGRRRTVQEARALLRCRRAGISAPVVFFVDYASNCLYMEEIEGSVTVRDYIQSTMETEKTPQSLLSLAKTVGQVLARMHDEDLIHGDLTTSNMLLKPPVEQLNIVLIDFGLSFISALPEDKGVDLYVLEKAFLSTHPKTETVFEAFLKSYSTFSKKSRPVLKKLDEVRLRGRKRSMVG